One Loxodonta africana isolate mLoxAfr1 chromosome 8, mLoxAfr1.hap2, whole genome shotgun sequence DNA window includes the following coding sequences:
- the LOC100674761 gene encoding cyclic AMP-dependent transcription factor ATF-1-like, translating to MEDSHKSNTSETAPQPSSTVQGAHISHIAQQMSLRGSAPVTIVPLPGEQVQVKGVIQTAQSSVIHPPHVQTASSLSESEESQDSSDSIGSSQKAHGILARRPSYRKILKDLSSEDTRSRKGDGENPGVSTVTSMSVPTPIYQTSTGQYIAIAPNGALQLASPGTDGVQGLQTLTMTNSGSTQQGTIILQYAQTSDGQQILVPSNQVVVQTASGDMQTYQIRTTPSATSLPQTVVMTSPVTLTSQTTKTDDPQLKREIRLMKNREAARECRRKKKEYVKCLENRVAVLENQNKTLIEELKTLKDLYSHKSV from the coding sequence ATGGAAGATTCCCACAAGAGTAACACTTCAGAAACAGCACCTCAACCCAGTTCAACAGTTCAGGGAGCTCATATCTCTCATATTGCTCAACAGATGTCACTAAGAGGATCTGCACCAGTGACAATTGTACCTCTTCCTGGAGAGCAAGTACAGGTTAAGGGGGTCATCCAGACAGCTCAGTCTTCTGTAATTCACCCACCACACGTGCAAACGGCATCATCCTTATCAGAAAGTGAGGAGTCTCAGGATTCATCTGACAGCATAGGCTCCTCACAGAAAGCCCACGGGATCCTAGCACGGCGCCCATCTTACAGAAAAATTTTGAAAGACCTATCTTCTGAAGATACACGGAGCAGAAAAGGAGACGGAGAAAACCCAGGAGTTTCTACTGTTACTTCTATGTCTGTTCCAACTCCCATCTATCAGACTAGCACTGGACAGTACATTGCCATTGCCCCAAATGGGGCATTACAGCTGGCCAGTCCAGGCACAGATGGAGTACAGGGGCTTCAGACATTAACCATGACAAATTCAGGCAGTACTCAGCAAGGTACAATAATTCTCCAGTACGCACAGACCTCTGATGGACAGCAAATACTTGTGCCCAGCAATCAGGTGGTTGTACAGACTGCATCAGGAGATATGCAGACATACCAGATCCGTACCACACCTTCAGCTACTTCACTACCACAAACTGTGGTGATGACATCTCCTGTGACTCTTACATCTCAAACAACTAAGACCGATGACCCCcagttgaaaagagaaataaggtTAATGAAAAACAGAGAAGCTGCTCGAGAATGTcgcagaaagaagaaagaatatgTGAAATGCCTGGAAAATCGAGTTGCCGTTCTggaaaatcaaaataaaactcTAATAGAAGAGTTAAAAACTTTGAAGGATCTTTATTCTCATAAAAGTGTTTGA